The genomic segment AAATTGGCCCAGATTACTGAGATGATTCATACCGCTTCTCTTGTTCATGATGATGTCGTTGATGAAGCTGATACCCGAAGAGGTGTTGAAACTGTCCATAGTAGATTTGATCCAAGGATAGCTGTTCTTGCTGGAGATTTTCTCTTTGCTCAAGCAAGTTGGCATTTAGCAAATCTTGAGAATTTAGAGGTTGTTAAATTGTTAAGTAGGGTGATTATGGATCTAGCTGAAGGTGAAATAAAACAGGGTCTTAATAGATTCGATTCAAGTCAATCTTTTGAGAGTTATTTAGAAAAAAGTTATTGTAAAACTGCCTCTCTAATTGCTAATAGTTCCAAGGCTATCGGTGTTTTATCTAATGTCGATCAAGAGAGCTTAAATTCACTCTATTTTTTTGGAAGACAATTAGGATTAGCTTTTCAAGTGGTTGATGATATTCTCGACTTTACGGGAAATGATGAACAACTAGGTAAACCAGCGGCTAGTGATCTTCAGAGTGGTTATCTTACTGCCCCGGTCTTTTATGCTTTGGAAGAAAACCCAAGTCTTAGTGAACTTATTAATGGTAAATTCTCCCAAAAAGATGATCTTGATCAAGCTCTATCTCTCGTAAGAGATTCAAGTGCGATTAAAAAATCAAGAGAATTAGCCGAACAATTTGCATCTGAATCAAAAGATTCTATTTCTTGGTTGCCAGATTCACCATCTAAAAAAGCTTTACTAGAATTACCTGAATTTGTTATTAGCAGACTTTATTAACTTAATATTCATTCAATATTTGATCAATTTCTTTTAGATGACTGATTTGTCTTAAATTAAGGTGTTGATCCAAATCTTCTTTTTTCGGAAGTTCTTCACTTTGTGCTTTTAAAAATAAAACATAACATCCAGCCTCTAAGGCTGAAGATACTCCAGCAATTGAATCTTCAACAGCCCAGCATTCTTGAGGAGCAATATTTAATTTTTTAGCTGCTAGTAGATATGGATCTGGAGCTGGTTTCCCCTTCGCTAGCAATTTTTCATCGCCAAGAACTATTACAGAAAATAGATTCATCCATTTGTGTTGAGTCGTTTTTATTTGGAAAG from the Prochlorococcus marinus str. NATL2A genome contains:
- the sds gene encoding solanesyl diphosphate synthase; the protein is MTTATEILQPVELDLEALLLDLRSLIGAGHPILQAAAEHLFSAGGKRLRPGIVLLISRALTSEKELPLKHRKLAQITEMIHTASLVHDDVVDEADTRRGVETVHSRFDPRIAVLAGDFLFAQASWHLANLENLEVVKLLSRVIMDLAEGEIKQGLNRFDSSQSFESYLEKSYCKTASLIANSSKAIGVLSNVDQESLNSLYFFGRQLGLAFQVVDDILDFTGNDEQLGKPAASDLQSGYLTAPVFYALEENPSLSELINGKFSQKDDLDQALSLVRDSSAIKKSRELAEQFASESKDSISWLPDSPSKKALLELPEFVISRLY